A part of Saliniradius amylolyticus genomic DNA contains:
- a CDS encoding pirin family protein, with product MKIIDVQNSRPTQDGAGVNIRRVADFQRLSLDPYLMIDELKSDNKADYMAGFPAHPHRGIETFTYIRKGGFEHRDQMGNKKVIGAGDVQWMSTGFGVVHSEMPVEGDEGLHGFQIWLNMPAKDKLRPPQYQDSTDSGLPVVSNHSGARLTALAGNWALDGQAVSSPLQGLAASGAIADVELRASGQAQLNLSAWEQALIYVHSGSLTEASTCQLLRIQGGAEVTLTASEQGAGALVLLGHRIGEKIAHMGPFVMNNEAELRQAVMDYQAGRMGSIS from the coding sequence ATGAAAATTATCGATGTTCAGAACAGTCGCCCAACTCAGGACGGTGCAGGCGTTAACATTCGCCGGGTGGCGGATTTCCAGCGTCTGTCGCTGGATCCCTATTTAATGATTGACGAATTAAAGTCAGACAACAAGGCCGACTACATGGCAGGCTTTCCCGCCCACCCCCACCGGGGCATCGAAACCTTTACTTACATTCGAAAAGGTGGCTTCGAGCATCGGGATCAAATGGGCAATAAGAAGGTCATCGGTGCGGGCGATGTGCAGTGGATGAGCACCGGCTTTGGCGTAGTGCACTCAGAAATGCCGGTCGAAGGTGATGAAGGGCTGCATGGTTTTCAGATATGGCTGAATATGCCTGCCAAAGATAAGCTGCGTCCTCCACAGTATCAGGATTCCACCGACTCCGGTTTGCCTGTCGTTTCTAACCATAGTGGTGCTCGCCTGACTGCGTTGGCAGGTAACTGGGCGCTGGATGGTCAGGCGGTGTCTTCACCACTGCAAGGACTGGCGGCATCGGGGGCGATTGCCGATGTGGAGCTCAGAGCTAGCGGGCAAGCTCAGTTGAATCTGTCTGCCTGGGAGCAAGCACTGATTTATGTTCATAGTGGTAGTCTCACAGAAGCCAGTACCTGCCAGCTTTTGCGTATTCAGGGCGGAGCAGAGGTTACCTTAACGGCCAGCGAGCAGGGGGCAGGGGCGTTAGTTCTGCTGGGACATCGTATCGGCGAGAAAATTGCCCACATGGGACCGTTTGTGATGAATAACGAGGCCGAGCTGCGCCAGGCGGTAATGGATTACCAGGCCGGGCGTATGGGCTCGATCAGCTAG
- the metG gene encoding methionine--tRNA ligase, with product MADSQRKILVTSALPYANGSIHLGHLLEHIQTDIWTRFQRLRGHQCYSVCADDAHGTPVMLKARELGITPEEMVAQTRAEHHQDLTAFLVNYDNYYVTHSPENRELSEYIYKQLDQAGYISRHTISQLYDPQKEMFLPDRFVKGTCPSCGAEDQNGDSCDVCSATYRPTEVKNPVSVISGATPVLKDSEHFFFDLPRFEGMLKDWLRSGAIQTEMANKLQEWFDEGLQQWDISRDAPYFGFEIPGAPGKFFYVWVDAPVGYMASFKHYCDQHNIDFDEYWKEGSDTELYHFIGKDITYFHCLFWPAMLEGAGFRKPTGVNVHGFVTVNGAKMSKSKGTFIKAQTYLEHLNPEYLRYYFASKLSDNVHDIDLNFEDFVQKVNSDLVGKVVNIASRCAGFITKKFGGQLAEELPQPELIKEFQDASETIAEYFESRQYHRAIRLIMSLADKANQYIDAEAPWVTIKDENKQADTHQVCSLGINLFRILMVYLKPVLPQLAEKSEAFLNDTLDWSSAQSLLTGHEINKFKALMQRVDMDKVNAMVDASKEDLKAAEQQKAEPTQDTELSKDPISETIAFEDFAKIDLRIAKIAKAEHVEGADKLLKLQLDLGGDTKQVFAGIKSAYDPAELEGKLTVMVANLAPRKMRFGLSEGMVLAAGPGGKDLWIMEPHEGAQPGMRVK from the coding sequence ATGGCAGATTCGCAACGTAAAATTCTGGTCACCAGCGCACTTCCCTATGCCAATGGTTCTATTCACTTAGGGCATTTGCTGGAGCACATTCAAACCGATATCTGGACACGCTTTCAGCGTCTTCGCGGTCATCAGTGTTACAGTGTATGCGCCGACGATGCACACGGTACGCCAGTGATGCTCAAAGCCCGCGAACTGGGTATCACACCGGAAGAAATGGTCGCCCAGACCCGCGCTGAGCATCATCAGGATCTGACCGCGTTTCTGGTCAACTACGACAACTACTATGTGACCCACTCGCCGGAAAACCGCGAGCTGTCGGAGTACATCTACAAACAGCTGGATCAGGCCGGTTACATAAGCCGCCATACCATCAGTCAGTTGTATGACCCTCAGAAGGAAATGTTCCTGCCCGATCGTTTTGTAAAAGGCACCTGTCCCAGCTGCGGCGCCGAAGATCAGAACGGCGACAGCTGTGATGTGTGCAGCGCCACCTATCGCCCTACCGAGGTGAAAAACCCGGTATCGGTCATTTCCGGGGCCACTCCGGTTCTTAAAGACTCGGAGCACTTCTTCTTTGATTTGCCGCGCTTCGAAGGCATGCTAAAAGACTGGCTGCGCTCGGGCGCCATCCAGACCGAGATGGCCAATAAGCTACAAGAATGGTTCGACGAAGGTCTGCAGCAATGGGACATTAGCCGCGATGCGCCCTACTTTGGCTTTGAGATCCCAGGCGCCCCGGGCAAGTTCTTCTATGTATGGGTGGATGCACCTGTGGGCTACATGGCCAGCTTCAAACACTACTGTGACCAGCACAACATCGACTTCGACGAGTACTGGAAAGAAGGCTCCGATACCGAGCTGTATCACTTTATCGGTAAAGACATCACCTACTTCCACTGTCTGTTCTGGCCGGCGATGCTGGAAGGCGCGGGTTTCAGAAAGCCGACGGGCGTTAATGTACACGGTTTTGTGACCGTCAACGGCGCCAAGATGTCCAAATCCAAAGGCACCTTTATCAAGGCCCAGACCTATTTAGAGCACCTGAACCCCGAGTATCTGCGCTATTACTTTGCCAGCAAGCTCAGTGACAACGTGCACGACATCGATCTCAACTTTGAAGACTTTGTGCAAAAAGTAAACTCGGACCTGGTGGGTAAGGTGGTCAATATTGCCAGCCGCTGCGCAGGCTTTATTACCAAGAAATTTGGCGGCCAACTGGCCGAGGAACTGCCACAGCCTGAGCTGATTAAAGAGTTTCAGGATGCCAGCGAGACCATCGCTGAGTATTTCGAAAGCCGCCAGTACCACCGGGCAATTCGCCTGATTATGTCGCTGGCCGATAAGGCCAACCAGTACATCGACGCGGAAGCCCCCTGGGTTACCATCAAAGATGAGAATAAGCAGGCTGATACCCATCAGGTATGCTCACTGGGTATCAACCTGTTCCGCATTCTAATGGTGTACTTAAAGCCGGTCTTGCCGCAATTAGCGGAAAAGTCGGAGGCTTTCCTGAACGATACGCTAGACTGGTCGAGCGCCCAATCGCTTTTGACCGGCCATGAAATCAACAAGTTTAAGGCGCTGATGCAGCGTGTGGATATGGATAAGGTGAACGCCATGGTGGATGCCTCCAAAGAAGATTTGAAAGCCGCCGAACAACAAAAGGCAGAGCCCACTCAGGATACGGAGCTGAGCAAAGACCCAATCTCGGAGACTATCGCCTTTGAGGACTTTGCCAAGATCGACCTGCGCATTGCTAAGATTGCCAAGGCCGAACATGTGGAAGGGGCCGATAAGCTGCTGAAGCTGCAGCTGGATTTAGGTGGAGACACCAAGCAGGTGTTTGCCGGCATTAAATCGGCCTACGACCCGGCCGAGTTAGAAGGCAAGCTAACTGTCATGGTGGCCAACTTAGCGCCCCGTAAGATGCGCTTTGGCCTGTCCGAAGGCATGGTTCTGGCCGCCGGCCCGGGCGGTAAAGATCTTTGGATTATGGAACCCCACGAAGGCGCCCAGCCAGGAATGCGGGTGAAATAA
- the apbC gene encoding iron-sulfur cluster carrier protein ApbC, whose amino-acid sequence MRFNWGKKDRSEQHPPSQLLMSLARFFELSPNQVAAWFDASTNTLTLPFACQSQQETLSETLKQAEVGPLPTIQQQVMLSGAPQRRLRNIKNLVAVASGKGGVGKSASTVNLALALQAEGASVGILDADIYGPSIPTMLGNEGQSPQTQDDKTMQPMESLGLKANSIGYLVPPDDATVWRGPMASRALQQLLDETDWGELDYLLIDMPPGTGDIQLTLAQQIPVSGAVVVTTPQNLALADATKAIDMFRKVDVDVLGVLENMSYHQCKNCGYQEYLFDQGGGQQISQHFQVPLLGQIPLDTDIRTCADSGQSLLAKPSELTAAYQSAARQLARRLYLSSLSQPQAIDISVQSD is encoded by the coding sequence ATGAGGTTTAACTGGGGCAAGAAAGACCGCTCCGAACAACATCCTCCGAGTCAGCTGCTCATGTCCCTGGCGCGCTTTTTCGAATTATCACCCAATCAGGTGGCCGCTTGGTTTGATGCGTCAACGAATACACTGACTCTGCCCTTTGCTTGTCAGAGCCAACAAGAAACGTTGTCAGAAACCTTGAAACAGGCCGAGGTTGGGCCCTTGCCCACCATCCAACAGCAGGTGATGCTGTCTGGCGCGCCTCAGAGACGGCTGAGAAACATCAAAAACCTGGTGGCGGTAGCCTCCGGTAAAGGAGGCGTGGGGAAGTCAGCCTCTACGGTTAATCTTGCGCTGGCGCTGCAAGCGGAAGGCGCCAGTGTTGGCATTCTGGATGCGGATATTTATGGTCCATCCATTCCTACCATGTTAGGTAATGAAGGTCAGAGTCCGCAGACACAGGATGATAAGACCATGCAGCCGATGGAATCGTTGGGGTTAAAAGCCAACTCCATCGGCTACTTGGTGCCGCCCGACGATGCCACCGTCTGGCGCGGGCCTATGGCCAGCAGGGCTTTGCAGCAGTTACTGGATGAAACCGACTGGGGGGAGCTGGATTACTTACTGATCGATATGCCACCGGGCACCGGCGATATCCAGCTCACGCTGGCTCAGCAAATCCCAGTCAGTGGAGCGGTGGTGGTGACCACACCACAGAATCTGGCACTGGCCGATGCCACCAAGGCCATCGACATGTTCCGCAAAGTGGATGTGGATGTATTAGGAGTGCTGGAGAACATGAGCTACCACCAGTGTAAAAACTGTGGCTACCAGGAGTATTTGTTTGATCAGGGGGGCGGCCAGCAAATCAGTCAGCACTTTCAGGTGCCACTGCTGGGGCAAATTCCGCTGGATACCGACATCCGCACCTGTGCCGACAGTGGCCAGTCGCTGTTGGCTAAACCCAGTGAGTTAACCGCGGCGTATCAAAGCGCCGCAAGGCAACTGGCCCGACGGTTATACCTGAGCAGTTTAAGCCAGCCTCAGGCGATCGATATCAGTGTGCAAAGTGATTGA
- a CDS encoding response regulator transcription factor: MTSIVIIEDDRELGELISRVLEKHGYHTTLFNTAEQFRQHSPGTETALVICDIMLPDGDGFELAAEIKAHYSCPFLFLTALDSEESHIRGLNLGATDYLIKPIKPELLLARVAANIRKVNILANPDIKQLGYLKLDAARCEAWYGKTNLNLNRQEFILLEHLMRYDPEPVSRDMLFKAVVGRDYDGIDRAIDLKVSRLRKKFSEAGVPIDIKSIRAQGYALTTTDL; this comes from the coding sequence ATGACGTCTATCGTGATTATTGAAGATGACCGTGAACTTGGTGAGCTGATTAGCCGGGTCCTCGAGAAACATGGCTATCACACTACTTTGTTTAACACCGCTGAGCAATTCCGACAGCACTCTCCCGGTACTGAAACGGCTCTGGTTATCTGCGACATCATGCTCCCCGATGGTGATGGGTTCGAACTGGCTGCCGAGATCAAAGCCCACTATTCCTGCCCTTTTTTATTCCTGACCGCCCTTGACTCGGAAGAGTCTCATATTCGCGGACTGAATCTTGGCGCCACCGACTACCTGATCAAGCCGATAAAACCGGAATTATTATTAGCCCGGGTGGCAGCCAATATCAGGAAGGTGAATATACTCGCCAACCCGGATATTAAACAACTGGGTTACCTAAAGCTGGATGCCGCGCGGTGCGAGGCCTGGTATGGAAAAACCAACCTGAACCTGAATCGCCAGGAGTTTATTCTACTGGAGCACCTGATGCGCTACGACCCTGAACCTGTCTCCAGGGATATGCTGTTCAAGGCGGTGGTGGGACGCGACTATGATGGCATCGACCGCGCTATCGACCTTAAGGTAAGCCGACTCAGGAAGAAGTTCTCTGAAGCCGGCGTCCCCATCGATATAAAATCAATTCGAGCCCAGGGCTACGCACTAACCACAACCGACCTATGA
- a CDS encoding ATP-binding protein — MKFQFLRLYILSAVILIGLVLSFGQLYNRIFFPQHEPAYVIPMHDLQALVTDSSKVSRLTRSQLALPQQLSDALQKNGTLSVNDHGSDYIYVLDPEQGSEDSVVYQLGPLQLIKDNEESHGFFIAFYSLLAVSLFLLFRPLFSDLVKLQRTAINFGQSPRAMPVMTRKNSSIYPLAKSFSDMSQKVTRFLSLHTDLSRIISHEIRTPLTRIRLALSLVDSIPKQEELHIHKSLDEIESRLEQYLNFARIENQFTALELTDCDSTELVQAEVDKFKFYGYLAFDLNIQIKRMPCDPNCFCIALQNLLVNASKHARKHIKVELYQHKQDYVLKVSDDGPGLPKTANSLIEPFSQGSETPLSSGYGLGLYIVHRIAHWHGGHLQLGNNPTLGGAEITFQWQAPSETVTS; from the coding sequence ATGAAATTCCAGTTCCTACGGCTCTATATCCTTAGCGCTGTCATCCTGATCGGCTTAGTGCTCTCATTCGGCCAGCTCTACAATCGGATTTTTTTCCCGCAGCATGAGCCAGCCTACGTCATTCCCATGCATGATTTACAGGCATTGGTGACCGACAGCAGCAAGGTTAGCCGTTTAACCCGCTCACAGCTTGCACTGCCGCAGCAGCTATCCGATGCTCTGCAAAAAAATGGCACACTCAGTGTGAACGACCATGGCTCAGACTACATCTATGTACTCGATCCTGAACAAGGGTCAGAAGATAGTGTGGTTTACCAGTTAGGGCCGCTACAACTCATCAAAGACAATGAAGAGAGCCATGGATTTTTTATCGCCTTTTACAGTTTACTGGCCGTGTCCTTATTTTTGTTGTTCCGCCCCTTATTTAGTGATTTGGTTAAGCTACAGCGCACCGCCATCAACTTTGGTCAGTCACCACGAGCCATGCCCGTGATGACTCGCAAGAACTCCAGCATTTACCCGCTGGCGAAAAGCTTTAGCGATATGTCCCAGAAAGTGACCCGATTCCTAAGTTTGCATACCGACTTATCGCGAATCATTTCTCACGAAATCCGCACCCCTCTGACACGCATCCGGCTGGCCTTATCCCTGGTGGACTCAATTCCTAAACAGGAAGAGCTGCATATTCATAAGTCTCTGGATGAAATTGAGAGCCGATTGGAGCAGTATTTAAACTTTGCCCGCATTGAGAACCAATTTACCGCTCTGGAGCTGACGGACTGTGATAGCACAGAACTGGTACAGGCCGAAGTGGATAAATTTAAGTTCTATGGCTATTTAGCGTTTGATCTCAATATCCAGATAAAGCGCATGCCGTGTGATCCCAACTGTTTCTGTATCGCCTTACAAAACCTGCTGGTGAATGCCAGCAAACATGCCAGAAAGCATATCAAGGTTGAGCTCTACCAGCACAAACAAGACTATGTGCTCAAAGTGAGCGACGATGGGCCCGGACTGCCCAAAACCGCGAACAGTTTGATCGAGCCCTTCAGTCAGGGCTCAGAAACTCCGCTCAGCAGCGGTTATGGTTTGGGCCTCTACATTGTCCATCGTATCGCCCACTGGCACGGCGGACACTTGCAATTGGGCAACAACCCAACGTTGGGCGGAGCGGAAATCACCTTTCAGTGGCAGGCACCGAGCGAGACTGTCACTAGCTGA
- the dcd gene encoding dCTP deaminase, with translation MRLCDRDIKQWLDEGKIGLNPEPTEAMISGATVDIRLGNKFRVFQDHAAPYIDLSGPKEEVERAMHSVMSDEIVLPDGEAFFLHPGELALAVTLESVTLPANVVGWLDGRSSLARLGLMVHVTAHRIDPGWSGNIVLEFYNSGKLPLALRPKMKIGALSFEVLSGEAEKPYNARLDAKYKDQAGAIASRISDDEKS, from the coding sequence ATGCGCTTGTGCGACAGAGACATAAAACAATGGTTAGACGAGGGCAAGATTGGCCTCAACCCTGAACCCACCGAAGCCATGATCAGCGGTGCCACGGTGGATATTCGTTTGGGCAACAAGTTCCGCGTATTTCAGGATCACGCCGCGCCCTACATTGACTTAAGCGGTCCGAAAGAGGAAGTCGAGCGGGCCATGCACTCTGTAATGAGTGACGAAATTGTATTGCCCGATGGTGAGGCATTTTTTCTGCATCCCGGCGAACTGGCATTGGCGGTCACGCTGGAGTCGGTGACGCTGCCGGCCAATGTAGTGGGCTGGCTGGATGGCCGTTCTTCTCTGGCAAGACTGGGGCTGATGGTACACGTCACCGCCCATCGCATCGATCCGGGCTGGTCCGGGAATATTGTGCTGGAGTTTTATAACAGCGGTAAGCTGCCTTTGGCGCTCAGACCCAAGATGAAAATTGGCGCGCTGAGCTTTGAAGTCTTATCGGGCGAAGCGGAAAAGCCCTATAACGCCCGACTGGATGCTAAATACAAAGATCAGGCGGGGGCCATAGCCAGCCGCATCAGTGACGACGAGAAAAGCTGA
- a CDS encoding substrate-binding periplasmic protein, whose amino-acid sequence MLKPTILMAAVWLVLASGESALAASKTTIIWGTDRWPNFTETNGRGLYHDLIQAVFPGTGYELNIRYMNWPRVIQGLDEGYIHMTGAVQKRDKYHYSSQAILSERILILAPATRVNNSFINNISRMTGAWRRGYRKAIVEQSALKGLQGVALDNPEMALKLLDKRRIDYYMDISSIIEKLDSDKLQDLRTKTVGHYNLHWAFSKNESGKALKQHFDRALERLKKSGELERIYSKYDIALPNR is encoded by the coding sequence TTGTTGAAGCCCACTATTCTGATGGCCGCTGTCTGGTTAGTGCTTGCTTCCGGCGAAAGCGCTTTAGCTGCATCAAAAACTACCATCATTTGGGGCACAGATCGCTGGCCCAACTTTACCGAAACCAATGGTCGTGGCCTTTATCATGATCTTATCCAAGCAGTGTTTCCCGGCACCGGCTATGAGCTGAATATCCGCTATATGAACTGGCCCCGAGTGATTCAAGGGCTCGACGAGGGTTACATTCACATGACCGGCGCAGTCCAAAAAAGAGATAAGTACCACTATTCTTCCCAGGCCATTCTCAGCGAACGCATTCTTATTCTGGCCCCTGCCACTCGGGTCAACAATAGCTTTATCAACAATATTAGCCGGATGACCGGTGCCTGGCGGCGTGGATATCGCAAGGCTATCGTCGAGCAATCAGCACTAAAAGGACTCCAGGGTGTCGCCTTAGATAATCCGGAAATGGCGCTGAAGTTATTAGATAAACGACGAATCGACTATTACATGGATATCAGCAGCATTATCGAGAAACTCGATAGTGACAAGCTTCAAGATCTCCGTACTAAAACCGTAGGGCATTACAACCTACACTGGGCCTTTAGCAAAAATGAAAGCGGCAAAGCCCTGAAACAACACTTTGACCGGGCATTGGAACGTTTAAAGAAAAGCGGGGAGCTTGAAAGAATTTACAGCAAGTACGATATTGCTCTGCCTAACCGCTGA
- a CDS encoding MipA/OmpV family protein — MIKYLLTLCCFWLYFGQIALASSSEYVQTHRLNLGVSLGFGGIQSPLKDGDNVTTLAIPHVTYYGERWYFDDFCLGYSLIEDRRVMLDIVGTLNTDGFFFQAGDVNRTVVAQPTSFSLTSVTPLRLSLPMEKVERDLSYLGGLALILPHPVVTVTLAHFHDISGVHNGSESRFNLYKSMELGNHKIAIELGAVRKSQELINYYYQFNEKETFLGAFLDPLPAAINKYIKLDYAYPLSRHFSIKFQIKQTFLDSQLIKGPMIDRSSLLSGFAGVEYRF, encoded by the coding sequence ATGATTAAATATCTACTCACGCTCTGCTGCTTTTGGCTTTACTTCGGTCAAATAGCGCTGGCCTCCTCCTCTGAATACGTCCAGACTCACCGGCTTAACCTGGGGGTATCACTGGGCTTTGGTGGTATTCAGTCTCCACTGAAAGATGGTGACAATGTCACCACCCTGGCCATTCCCCATGTTACCTATTACGGTGAGCGTTGGTATTTCGATGACTTTTGCCTCGGTTACAGTCTGATTGAAGATCGCAGAGTCATGCTCGATATCGTAGGTACGCTCAATACCGACGGCTTTTTTTTCCAGGCGGGAGACGTAAACCGTACCGTTGTTGCCCAGCCCACCTCATTCAGTCTGACCTCAGTGACACCGCTGCGCCTCTCTCTGCCTATGGAAAAGGTCGAGCGCGACCTGTCGTATCTCGGTGGCTTAGCGCTCATATTGCCTCACCCTGTGGTGACGGTGACACTGGCTCATTTTCACGACATTTCCGGTGTGCACAACGGGAGCGAAAGCCGCTTTAACCTCTACAAAAGCATGGAGCTCGGCAACCATAAAATAGCCATTGAGCTTGGCGCCGTGCGCAAGAGTCAGGAACTCATCAATTATTATTATCAGTTCAACGAGAAAGAAACATTCCTTGGCGCCTTTCTGGATCCTTTGCCTGCTGCCATTAATAAGTACATAAAACTGGACTACGCTTATCCGTTATCCAGGCACTTCAGTATTAAGTTTCAGATAAAGCAAACCTTCCTGGACAGCCAGCTGATAAAGGGGCCCATGATCGATCGTTCCAGCTTACTGTCAGGCTTTGCAGGGGTTGAGTACCGGTTCTAA
- a CDS encoding DUF3019 domain-containing protein, with protein MMKTLLSPSLWTATFLLMIGAQANAGVKLNVSPNVCVKEPRQSHCQLDLTVQVQSTSPQALCLVIPTESEQRLCRKTTQHWETLIQVNARDNFSVEIIDELNDAVLARKGIRVLEHTPDAQRIKRRFGWGF; from the coding sequence ATGATGAAGACTTTACTTTCGCCCTCACTATGGACTGCCACTTTTTTGCTGATGATAGGCGCTCAGGCGAACGCCGGCGTTAAGTTAAATGTATCTCCCAACGTCTGTGTTAAAGAGCCGCGGCAATCCCATTGCCAACTGGACCTCACGGTACAAGTACAAAGCACATCACCACAAGCGTTGTGTTTAGTCATTCCGACAGAGTCTGAGCAACGTCTGTGTCGGAAGACCACACAACACTGGGAGACACTGATACAAGTTAATGCAAGGGACAACTTTTCCGTAGAGATAATCGATGAACTCAATGACGCCGTGTTGGCGAGAAAAGGGATCAGGGTGCTAGAGCACACTCCCGACGCACAGCGAATCAAACGGCGATTTGGCTGGGGGTTTTAA
- a CDS encoding GGDEF domain-containing protein: MPTTLRFIVPVIAVLPAVIIFILQLWAPNALAQLSVPFPASAYLALGLVLILSSFMRQWQWLYWLALLLSSYFTIQSGLQRPLSEPDVAALYNTLPVLLTLLMLILTLFPLPSILTWQGIALAIMIAALPPVLLVMPLADWSSALALSEALLIQPYDNLALNWGLLSLIFAVGSLWLLMGLYFRMSLIHWGEFATWMAMMNFVIFVHLPDASGWATLAATLSLLITLAWQMLHLAYMDELTGLPQRRALLSHLNRLGKRSAVTMLDVDHFKQFNDTYGHDVGDQVLKLLGSVLSKTKSCKAYRYGGEEFTLIFPHKDPERLEAELNEIRQQVADYPLVLRQNQRPEDDKAGKTRRGNSDGGKAIHITISLGCTAYQKGDDSDSLLKRADNALYAAKKAGRNRVKFA, from the coding sequence GTGCCAACGACATTGAGGTTTATTGTGCCTGTTATTGCGGTACTGCCCGCCGTTATTATTTTCATCCTACAACTCTGGGCTCCCAACGCTCTGGCTCAGCTGTCGGTGCCATTTCCTGCTTCCGCATACCTGGCCTTGGGACTGGTGCTGATATTATCCTCATTCATGCGCCAGTGGCAGTGGCTATATTGGCTGGCTTTGCTGCTGAGCAGCTATTTCACGATACAGTCTGGATTACAGCGCCCCCTGTCAGAACCGGATGTGGCGGCGCTGTACAACACTCTGCCAGTACTGCTGACTCTGCTAATGCTAATACTGACGCTGTTTCCCCTGCCTTCCATTCTGACCTGGCAGGGGATCGCACTGGCGATCATGATCGCTGCATTACCGCCGGTGCTACTGGTTATGCCTCTGGCCGACTGGAGTTCAGCACTGGCGTTGTCCGAAGCATTACTTATCCAGCCCTACGATAATCTGGCCCTTAACTGGGGACTGCTAAGCCTGATCTTTGCCGTGGGAAGCTTGTGGTTGCTAATGGGGCTGTACTTTCGCATGAGTCTTATTCACTGGGGCGAGTTTGCCACCTGGATGGCGATGATGAACTTTGTCATCTTCGTGCATCTGCCGGACGCCTCTGGCTGGGCCACACTTGCCGCCACTCTGTCCCTGCTGATTACGCTGGCCTGGCAGATGTTGCACCTGGCCTATATGGATGAACTTACCGGCCTGCCACAGCGACGGGCTCTGCTCAGCCACCTTAACCGTCTGGGTAAACGAAGCGCCGTAACCATGCTGGATGTGGATCATTTTAAACAGTTTAACGACACCTACGGCCACGATGTCGGCGACCAGGTATTAAAGCTGCTTGGCAGCGTACTGAGCAAAACCAAATCCTGTAAAGCCTATCGCTATGGGGGCGAGGAGTTTACCCTGATCTTCCCTCATAAGGACCCGGAACGGCTTGAGGCAGAGCTCAATGAGATTCGACAACAGGTGGCTGACTACCCCTTGGTATTGAGACAAAACCAGCGCCCCGAAGATGACAAGGCTGGTAAAACCAGGCGGGGTAACAGCGACGGCGGTAAGGCCATCCATATCACCATTAGCCTCGGCTGCACCGCTTACCAAAAAGGCGATGACAGCGACAGCCTGCTAAAGCGAGCCGATAACGCCCTGTACGCGGCTAAGAAGGCGGGCCGTAATCGGGTAAAATTTGCTTAG